The sequence CCGATATTAAACTGATTGTGCACACCGCCGCGCAGCCCAGCCACGATTGGGCCGCCCGCGAGCCCTTCACCGATTTCTCGGTAAACGCCAACGGAACGCTCAACCTGCTGGAGATGACGCGGCAGCATTGCCCTGAAGCGGTGTTTATCTTCACCTCGACCAACAAAGTATACGGCGACAACCCGAACTTCCTGCCGCTGGTTGAGACCGAAACGCGCTGGGAGATCGATCAGAACCACCCTTACTTCGAGAACGGGATCGATGAGTTCATGAGCATCGACCACACCAAGCACTCGCTGTTTGGCGCTTCGAAAGTAGCGGCCGACGTACTGGTGCAGGAATATGGCCGGTATTTTGGCATTAAAACGGCCATTTTCCGGGGCGGTTGCCTCACCGGCCCCAACCACTCAGGCGCGCAGCTGCACGGCTTCCTGTCGTATCTGATGAAGTGTGCTATCACTGGCAATCAATACACGATTTTCGGCTACAAAGGCAAGCAGGTACGTGATAATATCCACAGCTACGACCTGGTGAACATGTTCTGGCATTTCTACCAGGACCCGCGCCCCGGCGAGGTCTATAACGCGGGTGGGGGTCGTTATGCCAACTGCTCGATGCTGGAAGGCATTGCCCTCTGCGAAGAGATTTCGGGCAACAAGATGAACTACACCTACTCGGAAACAAACCGCATTGGTGATCACATCTGGTA comes from Fibrella aestuarina BUZ 2 and encodes:
- a CDS encoding NAD-dependent epimerase/dehydratase family protein; its protein translation is MNIALVTGSAGLIGSESVAFFSDKFDLVVGIDNNMRQYFFGADGSTEWNRNRLEEAYSNYAHRPADIREVSQLEPIFQEFGADIKLIVHTAAQPSHDWAAREPFTDFSVNANGTLNLLEMTRQHCPEAVFIFTSTNKVYGDNPNFLPLVETETRWEIDQNHPYFENGIDEFMSIDHTKHSLFGASKVAADVLVQEYGRYFGIKTAIFRGGCLTGPNHSGAQLHGFLSYLMKCAITGNQYTIFGYKGKQVRDNIHSYDLVNMFWHFYQDPRPGEVYNAGGGRYANCSMLEGIALCEEISGNKMNYTYSETNRIGDHIWYISDLSKFKAHYPGWNWTFDLKQTLVQIHDSMAARLGQHA